One segment of Dolichospermum sp. DET69 DNA contains the following:
- a CDS encoding transposase yields MKARYQFRFYPTDQQQKLLAQLFGCVRVVWNDALAICKQAEKLPSNNDLQKLVITQAKKTIERQWLSDVSNIPLQQSVADLGVAYKNFFDSLTGKRKGKKLGRPKFKKKTNQQSARFRIGGFSIKGDEVYLAKIGNVSPIWSRDLPSAPSSVTVIKDCANRYFISFVVEVEPVNIDAKNQSIGIDLGIKTFAVMSNGEKAQSPDYSKLDRKIRKLQKKLARQPKDSQRRNKTRIQIAKLHNEIADTRKDFLHKLSSKIVSENEVIVLEDLNVSGMVKNRKLARAISLQGWREFRTLCEAKSQKFGRTFHVISRWEPTSQICSECGYKWGKLDLKIRSVKCLNCGTEHDRDENAAKNINKVGIGHCHDSKRAQR; encoded by the coding sequence ATGAAAGCCAGATATCAATTCCGTTTCTACCCTACAGACCAACAGCAAAAGCTTTTAGCTCAATTGTTTGGTTGTGTTCGCGTGGTTTGGAATGATGCACTGGCTATTTGTAAACAAGCAGAAAAACTACCAAGTAACAACGACTTGCAAAAGTTGGTTATTACTCAAGCAAAAAAAACTATTGAGCGGCAATGGTTGTCTGATGTTTCTAATATTCCTTTGCAACAATCGGTTGCAGATTTGGGAGTTGCCTATAAAAACTTTTTTGATTCTCTAACAGGGAAACGCAAAGGTAAAAAATTAGGTCGTCCTAAGTTCAAAAAGAAGACTAATCAGCAGTCAGCACGATTTAGAATCGGTGGGTTTTCAATCAAAGGGGATGAGGTTTATCTAGCCAAAATTGGTAACGTTAGCCCGATTTGGTCAAGAGATTTACCCTCCGCTCCTAGCTCTGTAACAGTAATAAAGGATTGTGCTAACCGTTATTTTATCAGTTTTGTAGTAGAAGTTGAACCCGTTAATATTGATGCTAAAAACCAAAGTATCGGTATTGATTTGGGGATAAAAACTTTTGCTGTCATGAGCAATGGAGAAAAAGCCCAAAGCCCCGATTACTCAAAATTAGACAGGAAGATTCGCAAACTTCAGAAGAAATTAGCACGGCAACCAAAAGACTCACAACGAAGAAATAAAACCCGAATTCAAATTGCAAAACTACATAACGAAATAGCTGATACCAGAAAAGACTTTTTGCACAAATTATCCTCCAAAATAGTTAGCGAAAATGAAGTTATCGTTTTAGAAGATTTGAATGTATCGGGCATGGTTAAAAATCGCAAACTTGCTAGGGCGATTAGTCTTCAGGGATGGAGAGAGTTTCGGACGTTATGTGAAGCTAAATCACAGAAGTTTGGCAGGACATTTCACGTCATTAGTAGATGGGAACCGACCAGCCAAATTTGCTCTGAATGTGGCTACAAATGGGGAAAACTTGATCTAAAAATTCGGTCGGTTAAGTGCCTGAATTGTGGGACTGAACACGACCGAGACGAGAACGCCGCAAAAAATATAAATAAAGTCGGGATAGGGCATTGCCACGACTCTAAACGGGCGCAGAGATAG
- a CDS encoding DUF2811 domain-containing protein, which yields MNTTVPIFTEIPETLQESMNNYLESHPDWDQTRVLTAALSLFLLQNGESDRRAARVYLETLFHQ from the coding sequence ATGAACACAACAGTCCCTATCTTTACCGAAATTCCAGAAACATTACAAGAATCCATGAACAACTACTTAGAAAGCCATCCAGATTGGGATCAAACCCGTGTATTAACAGCGGCTTTATCACTATTTTTACTCCAAAATGGCGAAAGCGATCGCCGGGCTGCTCGTGTTTACTTGGAAACTTTATTTCATCAATAA
- a CDS encoding TerC family protein gives MLDQIFNYLNFHFSVEASIVLLILVFLEAVLSADNAIALAAIAQGLEDKKLEGQALNIGLVFAYVLRITLLLTATWVQKFWQFELLGAGYLLWLVFQHFSSQEDEDNHHHGPRFKSLWQAIPVLAFTDLAFSLDSVTTAIAVSQETWLVITGTTIGIVTLRFMAGLFIRWLDEYENLEDAGYVTVAFVGLRLLLKVINDGLVPPQWLMVTAIGAILAWGFSKRTVVELVPEEREKTEVLK, from the coding sequence ATGTTAGACCAAATATTTAATTACCTAAATTTTCATTTTAGCGTTGAAGCATCTATAGTCCTCTTAATATTAGTGTTTTTAGAGGCGGTGCTATCGGCTGATAATGCCATCGCTCTCGCTGCGATCGCTCAAGGACTAGAAGACAAAAAACTAGAAGGTCAAGCCCTAAACATTGGTTTAGTCTTCGCTTATGTTTTACGAATTACCCTATTGTTAACAGCTACTTGGGTACAGAAATTTTGGCAATTTGAACTATTGGGCGCTGGTTATCTTTTATGGCTAGTATTCCAACACTTTAGTTCCCAAGAAGACGAAGACAATCATCATCACGGGCCACGGTTTAAGTCTCTATGGCAAGCTATACCCGTGCTGGCTTTTACGGACTTAGCCTTTTCTTTGGATAGTGTCACCACAGCGATCGCCGTTTCTCAAGAAACATGGTTGGTAATCACCGGCACAACCATTGGGATTGTCACCTTGCGATTCATGGCCGGATTATTTATTCGCTGGTTAGATGAATATGAAAATTTAGAAGACGCAGGTTATGTGACTGTAGCGTTTGTAGGTTTACGTCTATTGTTAAAAGTCATCAACGATGGTTTAGTGCCACCACAATGGCTTATGGTGACAGCCATTGGTGCCATCTTAGCCTGGGGCTTCTCTAAACGCACCGTTGTTGAATTAGTTCCAGAAGAAAGGGAAAAAACTGAAGTATTGAAGTGA
- the ndk gene encoding nucleoside-diphosphate kinase yields the protein MERTFLAIKPDGVQRGLVGEIIRRFETKGFTLVGLKFMKVSKELAEKHYDVHRERPFFPGLVEFIISSPVVAMVWEGEGVVTAARKIIGATNPLTAEPGTIRGDFGINVGRNLIHGSDAQETAQTEIALWFKEEELVAWQPHSKAWLTE from the coding sequence TTGGAACGCACATTTTTAGCAATTAAGCCTGATGGTGTACAGCGCGGGCTTGTGGGTGAAATTATCCGCCGATTTGAAACTAAGGGCTTTACCCTAGTCGGCTTGAAGTTTATGAAAGTCAGTAAGGAATTAGCGGAAAAACATTATGATGTTCACCGTGAAAGACCTTTTTTCCCTGGTTTAGTCGAATTTATCATTTCTAGTCCAGTGGTAGCAATGGTTTGGGAAGGTGAGGGCGTTGTTACCGCCGCCAGAAAGATTATTGGCGCAACCAATCCCCTAACAGCAGAACCAGGCACAATTCGCGGCGATTTTGGCATTAATGTTGGACGTAACCTAATTCATGGTTCTGATGCTCAAGAAACTGCCCAAACAGAAATTGCTCTGTGGTTTAAGGAAGAGGAATTAGTTGCTTGGCAACCTCACTCAAAAGCTTGGTTGACTGAGTAA
- the ftsH3 gene encoding ATP-dependent zinc metalloprotease FtsH3, whose product MNNKRWRNTGLYALLFIVVIALGTAFFDKQPQSRETWRYSQFIQEVDKGRVERVSLSSDRSTALVTPKYDPNKKIVTLVNDPDLINTLTSKGVDIAVLPQADEGFWFKALSSLFFPVLLLVGLFFLLRRAQSGPGSQAMNFGKSKARVQMEPQTQVTFGDVAGIDQAKLELNEVVDFLKNADRFTAIGAKIPKGVLLVGPPGTGKTLLARAVAGEAGVPFFSISGSEFVEMFVGVGASRVRDLFEQAKTNAPCIVFIDEIDAVGRQRGAGLGGGNDEREQTLNQLLTEMDGFEGNTGIIIIAATNRPDVLDAALLRPGRFDRQVVVDRPDYAGRSEILRVHARGKTLSKDVDLDKIARRTPGFTGADLSNLLNEAAILAARRNLTEISMDEINDAIDRVLAGPEKKDRVMSEKRKTLVAYHEAGHALVGALMPDYDPVQKISIIPRGRAGGLTWFTPSEDRMDTGLYSRAYLENQMAVALGGRLAEEIIFGEEEVTTGASNDLQQVARVAKQMITRFGMSDRLGPVALGRQQGNMFLGRDIMSERDFSEETAAAIDEEVRKLVDTAYLRAKEVLLDNRKVLDEIAQMLIEKETVDAEELQEILGNNDVKMAAFA is encoded by the coding sequence GTGAATAATAAAAGATGGAGAAATACGGGGCTTTACGCGCTCCTTTTTATAGTTGTTATTGCCCTAGGAACAGCATTTTTTGACAAACAACCCCAAAGCCGAGAAACATGGCGCTACAGCCAGTTTATCCAAGAAGTTGACAAAGGCAGAGTTGAGAGAGTTAGTTTGAGTTCCGACAGGTCTACAGCCCTAGTGACCCCCAAATATGACCCTAACAAAAAGATTGTTACCTTAGTTAACGACCCAGATTTAATCAATACTCTGACCAGTAAAGGTGTTGATATTGCGGTATTACCTCAAGCAGATGAAGGATTTTGGTTTAAAGCCCTCAGTAGCTTATTCTTCCCTGTATTGTTGCTAGTTGGTTTATTTTTCCTTCTCCGTCGCGCTCAAAGTGGTCCTGGTAGCCAGGCTATGAACTTTGGTAAATCTAAAGCCAGAGTGCAAATGGAACCCCAAACACAAGTTACCTTTGGGGATGTTGCAGGTATTGACCAAGCTAAATTAGAACTAAACGAAGTTGTAGACTTTTTGAAAAATGCCGATCGCTTTACCGCAATTGGTGCAAAAATTCCTAAAGGTGTACTTTTAGTTGGTCCTCCTGGTACTGGTAAAACCCTCCTCGCACGGGCTGTGGCTGGAGAAGCCGGTGTACCATTCTTCTCAATTTCCGGTTCTGAATTTGTAGAAATGTTCGTTGGTGTGGGCGCTTCCCGCGTTCGGGATTTATTTGAACAAGCTAAAACAAACGCTCCTTGTATCGTCTTTATTGATGAAATTGACGCTGTAGGTCGTCAACGGGGTGCTGGTTTAGGTGGTGGTAACGACGAACGGGAACAAACCCTCAACCAGTTGCTGACGGAAATGGACGGATTTGAAGGTAACACTGGTATTATTATTATTGCTGCTACCAACCGTCCTGATGTATTAGATGCAGCTTTATTACGTCCCGGTCGTTTTGACCGTCAAGTTGTGGTAGACCGTCCCGACTACGCTGGACGTAGCGAAATCTTGAGAGTTCATGCTCGTGGTAAAACCTTATCTAAAGATGTAGATTTGGATAAAATTGCCCGTCGGACTCCTGGTTTTACCGGTGCAGATTTATCTAATCTATTGAATGAAGCCGCTATTTTAGCCGCACGTCGGAATTTAACTGAAATTTCGATGGATGAAATTAATGATGCAATTGATCGTGTATTAGCTGGTCCTGAAAAGAAAGACCGGGTAATGAGCGAAAAGCGCAAAACCTTAGTTGCTTATCATGAAGCTGGTCATGCTTTGGTTGGTGCATTAATGCCTGACTATGACCCAGTCCAAAAGATTAGTATTATTCCTCGTGGTCGTGCTGGTGGTTTAACTTGGTTTACTCCTAGTGAAGACCGCATGGATACTGGTTTATATAGCCGGGCTTATTTGGAAAATCAAATGGCTGTGGCTTTAGGTGGTCGTCTGGCTGAAGAAATTATCTTTGGTGAAGAGGAAGTGACTACAGGTGCTTCCAATGACTTACAACAAGTCGCCAGAGTAGCTAAACAAATGATAACTCGGTTTGGGATGAGCGATCGCTTGGGTCCAGTTGCTTTAGGTCGTCAACAAGGCAATATGTTCCTGGGTCGAGATATCATGTCTGAACGGGATTTTTCAGAAGAAACCGCCGCTGCTATTGATGAAGAAGTTCGTAAGTTAGTTGATACTGCTTATCTTCGAGCTAAAGAAGTGCTACTCGATAACCGCAAGGTATTAGATGAAATTGCTCAAATGCTGATTGAAAAAGAAACCGTAGACGCTGAGGAATTACAAGAAATTCTTGGTAATAACGATGTGAAAATGGCTGCTTTTGCTTAA
- the speA gene encoding biosynthetic arginine decarboxylase, which translates to MGVESTADEIVKMPSNGHKAELKSKKQKQQLVPSTSAGDLSLPWKIENSEDLYRIEGWGQPYFSINAAGHVTVSPRGERGGSLDLFELVNALKQRNLGLPMLIRFSDILEDRIERLNACFAKAIARYNYPGVYRGVFPVKCNQQRHLIEDLVRFGKPHQFGLEAGSKPELMIALALLDTPGALLICNGYKDQEYIETAMLAQKLGQTPVIVLEQIEEVDLAIAVSRQLGIKPILGIRAKLSTQGMGRWGTSTGDRAKFGLTIPEIMEAVEKLGTADLLGSLQLLHFHIGSQISAINVIKDAIQEASRIYVELAMLGADMKYLDVGGGLGVDYDGSQTNFYTSKNYNMQNYANDIVAELKDTCDEKHIPVPTLVSESGRAISSHQSVLIFDVLSTSDVPLDPPSPHQEGESPIIKYLWETYQSINKENYQEFYHDAAQFKEEAISRFNLGILRLNERAKAERLYWACCQKVLTLIRQEEYVPDELEDLEKIMASIYYINLSVFQSAPDCWAIDQLFPIMPIHRLDEEPTRRGILADLTCDSDGKIDRFIDLRDVKSVLELHKFEPGKPYYLGMFLNGAYQEIMGNLHNLFGDTNAVHINLTPKGYQIEHVVKGDTMSEVLSYVQYDAEDMIENIRQRCERALEEKQITIAESQRLLQTYEQSLQRYTYLNS; encoded by the coding sequence ATGGGTGTCGAATCAACCGCTGATGAGATTGTGAAAATGCCATCTAATGGGCATAAAGCCGAATTAAAAAGCAAAAAACAGAAGCAACAGCTAGTACCTAGTACAAGTGCGGGAGATTTATCTCTTCCTTGGAAAATTGAGAACAGTGAAGACCTTTACCGCATTGAAGGTTGGGGACAGCCTTATTTTTCGATTAATGCTGCTGGTCATGTTACAGTTTCCCCCAGGGGCGAACGTGGTGGTTCATTAGACTTGTTCGAGTTGGTAAATGCTTTAAAGCAGCGTAATTTAGGGCTACCTATGTTAATTCGCTTTTCCGATATTTTGGAAGATCGAATTGAGCGACTAAACGCTTGTTTTGCCAAAGCGATCGCTCGCTATAACTATCCTGGTGTATATCGGGGGGTATTTCCGGTTAAGTGCAATCAACAACGCCACCTCATCGAAGATTTAGTTCGATTTGGTAAACCCCATCAATTTGGTTTAGAAGCAGGTTCTAAGCCAGAATTAATGATTGCTCTAGCGTTATTGGATACCCCAGGAGCATTGTTAATTTGCAACGGCTACAAAGACCAGGAATACATCGAAACAGCGATGTTAGCCCAGAAACTAGGACAAACACCAGTCATCGTCCTAGAGCAAATTGAAGAGGTAGATTTAGCCATTGCGGTCAGTCGTCAATTAGGAATTAAGCCAATCTTGGGAATCAGAGCGAAATTAAGCACCCAAGGGATGGGACGGTGGGGAACTTCCACAGGCGATCGCGCTAAATTTGGCTTGACAATTCCCGAAATTATGGAAGCTGTGGAAAAATTAGGTACAGCCGACTTACTCGGTTCTTTGCAATTATTACACTTTCACATCGGCTCTCAAATCTCTGCTATCAATGTCATTAAAGATGCCATCCAAGAAGCCAGCCGCATTTACGTAGAGTTGGCAATGTTAGGGGCAGACATGAAATACTTAGATGTTGGTGGCGGCTTGGGTGTAGATTACGATGGCTCTCAAACCAACTTCTACACTTCCAAAAACTACAATATGCAAAACTATGCTAACGACATCGTGGCAGAGTTAAAAGACACCTGTGATGAAAAGCATATTCCCGTACCTACATTAGTTAGTGAAAGTGGCCGAGCGATTTCTTCCCACCAATCGGTTTTAATCTTTGACGTTCTCAGCACTAGTGATGTCCCCCTTGATCCTCCTTCCCCTCATCAAGAGGGAGAATCCCCAATCATTAAATATCTCTGGGAAACCTACCAATCCATCAACAAAGAAAATTACCAAGAGTTCTATCACGATGCTGCTCAATTCAAAGAAGAAGCCATCAGTCGTTTCAACTTAGGAATTTTGCGCCTCAATGAACGCGCTAAAGCCGAGCGTCTTTACTGGGCTTGTTGTCAAAAAGTTTTAACTCTCATCCGTCAGGAAGAATACGTACCTGATGAGTTGGAAGACCTAGAGAAAATTATGGCTTCCATTTACTATATCAATCTTTCCGTATTTCAATCAGCGCCGGATTGTTGGGCTATAGATCAACTATTCCCCATTATGCCTATACATCGCCTCGATGAAGAACCAACCCGCAGAGGCATTTTAGCGGACTTAACCTGTGACAGTGATGGAAAAATAGACCGTTTTATAGACTTGCGGGATGTCAAATCAGTGTTAGAACTCCACAAATTTGAGCCAGGAAAACCCTACTATCTAGGAATGTTCCTGAATGGAGCGTACCAAGAAATTATGGGGAATTTACATAATCTCTTCGGTGACACTAATGCCGTTCACATTAATTTAACTCCCAAGGGCTACCAAATTGAACACGTTGTTAAGGGCGACACCATGAGTGAAGTTCTTAGCTACGTCCAGTATGATGCCGAAGACATGATAGAAAACATTCGCCAACGTTGTGAACGAGCTTTAGAAGAAAAGCAAATTACCATAGCAGAATCTCAGCGATTACTACAAACCTACGAGCAAAGTTTACAACGGTATACTTACTTGAATAGTTAA
- the tnpA gene encoding IS200/IS605 family transposase, with product MASPLRRERHSVTDLKIHLVCVTKYRRAVFTGESLDLIEKTFREVAEKMNFKVLEFNGEGNHVHALIEYPPKLSVSQIVNALKGVSSRRYGQAGYKKPHKESLWSPSYFATSVGGAPLEILKEYIKNQEKPS from the coding sequence ATGGCAAGTCCCCTCAGAAGAGAAAGACACAGCGTTACAGACTTAAAGATTCATTTGGTCTGCGTTACGAAATATCGTCGGGCTGTGTTTACTGGTGAAAGTCTTGATTTAATTGAAAAAACATTTCGTGAGGTGGCTGAAAAAATGAATTTTAAAGTGCTTGAGTTCAACGGTGAAGGAAATCACGTCCATGCACTGATTGAATATCCTCCTAAATTATCTGTTTCTCAAATAGTAAATGCTCTAAAAGGCGTATCTAGCCGCAGATATGGACAAGCCGGATATAAAAAACCCCACAAAGAATCTCTATGGAGTCCCAGCTATTTTGCCACTTCAGTCGGTGGTGCGCCACTAGAAATATTAAAAGAGTATATTAAGAATCAAGAAAAGCCGTCCTAG
- a CDS encoding NDP-sugar synthase produces MKAMILAAGKGTRIRPITYTIPKPMIPILQKPVMEFLLELLRQHGFDEIMVNVSHLAEEIESYFRDGQRFGVQIAYSFEGKIDDDGKLVGEAIGSAGGMRRIQDFSPFFDDTFVVLCGDALIDLDLTAAVKWHKSKGAIATIITKSVPREEVSSYGVVVTDDDNRIKAFQEKPTIEEALSTNINTGIYIFEPEVFKYIPSGVEYDIGSQLFPQLVADNAPFYAIPMDFEWVDIGKVPDYWRAIRGVLSGEIKNVQIPGHEVRPGIFTGLNVSVNWDKVDITGPVYIGGMTKIEDGAKIIGPAMIGPNCWICSGATVDNSVIFEWSRLAPGVRLVDKLVFGRYCVDKTGASIDVQAAALDWLITDARQTPPSQIPVEHQAIAQLLGTSLI; encoded by the coding sequence ATGAAAGCGATGATTCTTGCAGCGGGAAAGGGTACTCGTATCCGTCCCATTACGTATACAATTCCCAAACCTATGATTCCGATCCTGCAAAAGCCAGTGATGGAATTTCTACTGGAGTTATTACGTCAACATGGCTTTGACGAAATTATGGTCAATGTTAGCCATTTGGCGGAGGAAATAGAAAGTTATTTCCGTGATGGTCAGCGGTTTGGGGTGCAGATTGCCTATTCTTTTGAAGGTAAAATTGATGATGACGGTAAACTTGTCGGCGAAGCTATTGGTTCGGCTGGGGGTATGCGTCGGATTCAAGACTTCTCCCCATTTTTTGATGATACGTTTGTAGTTTTATGTGGTGATGCTTTAATTGATCTAGATTTAACTGCGGCGGTAAAGTGGCATAAATCCAAAGGAGCGATCGCTACTATCATCACTAAATCAGTTCCCAGGGAAGAAGTTTCTAGCTACGGTGTGGTAGTTACTGACGACGATAATCGCATTAAAGCCTTTCAAGAAAAACCGACCATTGAAGAAGCACTGAGTACAAATATCAATACAGGTATTTATATTTTCGAGCCAGAGGTTTTTAAGTATATACCCTCTGGAGTAGAGTATGACATTGGTAGTCAGTTATTTCCCCAACTGGTGGCTGATAATGCTCCTTTCTACGCCATTCCTATGGATTTTGAGTGGGTAGATATTGGTAAAGTTCCAGATTACTGGCGAGCAATTCGTGGTGTTTTATCAGGAGAAATTAAGAATGTCCAAATCCCTGGACATGAAGTTCGTCCCGGTATTTTTACTGGGTTAAATGTATCTGTAAATTGGGATAAAGTTGATATAACTGGACCAGTTTATATTGGTGGGATGACCAAAATTGAAGATGGGGCAAAAATCATTGGCCCGGCAATGATTGGTCCTAATTGCTGGATCTGTAGTGGTGCAACTGTAGATAATAGTGTAATTTTTGAATGGTCGCGTTTAGCTCCAGGTGTGCGTTTGGTAGATAAGCTGGTGTTTGGGCGTTACTGTGTAGATAAGACGGGAGCATCAATTGATGTCCAAGCTGCGGCTTTGGATTGGTTGATTACTGATGCTCGTCAAACTCCACCTTCGCAAATACCTGTAGAACACCAAGCGATCGCTCAATTGCTGGGAACAAGTTTAATTTAG